A single genomic interval of Bacillus smithii harbors:
- the msrA gene encoding peptide-methionine (S)-S-oxide reductase MsrA encodes MKKQLEKATFAGGCFWCMVKPFDQWDGIHKVTSGYTGGHVENPTYEQVKSGKTGHYEAVEILYDPTVFPYSKILEIYWQQIDPTDDGGQFHDRGDNYRTAIFYHTEEQRKLAEESKERLEKSGKFKKPIVTKILPASTFYPAEDYHQDFYKKNPEEYKKDREKSGRDLFIKEHWGK; translated from the coding sequence ATGAAAAAGCAATTAGAAAAAGCAACGTTCGCCGGTGGATGTTTTTGGTGCATGGTGAAACCTTTTGATCAATGGGATGGCATTCATAAGGTAACTTCCGGTTATACAGGAGGACATGTGGAAAATCCAACCTATGAACAAGTCAAATCTGGCAAAACAGGTCATTATGAAGCAGTGGAAATTCTTTATGATCCAACTGTTTTTCCTTACAGCAAAATTTTAGAAATTTATTGGCAGCAAATTGATCCGACAGATGATGGCGGACAATTCCATGACCGAGGAGACAACTACCGAACGGCCATTTTTTATCATACAGAAGAGCAACGAAAATTGGCAGAGGAGTCAAAAGAACGCCTCGAAAAAAGCGGTAAATTCAAAAAACCGATTGTAACCAAAATTTTGCCTGCTTCTACTTTCTACCCTGCAGAAGACTATCACCAAGATTTTTATAAAAAAAATCCAGAAGAATACAAGAAAGACAGAGAAAAATCTGGACGGGATCTTTTTATCAAGGAACATTGGGGTAAATAG
- a CDS encoding YbxH family protein: MGAIERNGYRFVPEFSVTYQKGAVHVYRNGKYLDEITFDFSGKYPDVDQIEELVEQYCKNNRITPSSN; this comes from the coding sequence ATGGGAGCGATTGAACGGAACGGATATCGGTTTGTGCCGGAGTTCAGTGTGACTTATCAAAAAGGTGCTGTCCATGTGTATCGAAATGGAAAATATCTGGATGAAATTACATTTGATTTTTCGGGAAAATATCCGGATGTTGATCAAATTGAGGAGTTAGTAGAACAATATTGTAAAAACAATCGGATTACGCCATCTTCAAATTAG
- a CDS encoding CotH kinase family protein translates to MDKNNLTQYELYIHPKDYQELRRDIWNDEPLPAKLKIGNKKLEIDIAYRGSHIRKFKKKSYHIAFYKPQIYRGAKEIHLNAEFKDPAVIRNKLSFDFFNEIGVLSPRSQHIFLSINGRNEGIYLELESVDECFLKKRSLPEGAIFYAVDGDANFSLMSDLDKEVKRSLDLGYEMKWGNEQDIFYLQEMILKLNTTPRAEFEKEIQKYFHVEQYLYWLSGIVCTQNYDGFVHNYALYLNRETGLFEIIPWDYDATWGRDINGKEMSEDYVRIQGYNTLTARLLDVPSFRKKYQLILQEILEEKYTVANLQPKVEQLYKQIKPYVQKDPYIRDRQMQFENEPELILRFIEKRGNYIRNHLQVLD, encoded by the coding sequence ATGGATAAAAACAACTTGACTCAATATGAACTTTATATCCATCCTAAAGATTACCAAGAGCTGAGAAGAGATATTTGGAACGATGAACCACTACCGGCAAAATTAAAAATAGGCAACAAGAAGCTTGAAATTGATATCGCTTATCGTGGTTCGCATATCAGAAAATTTAAAAAAAAATCTTATCATATCGCTTTTTATAAACCCCAAATATACAGGGGAGCGAAAGAAATTCATCTGAATGCAGAGTTTAAAGATCCGGCCGTCATCCGAAATAAATTATCATTTGATTTCTTCAACGAAATAGGCGTATTGTCGCCGCGTTCCCAGCATATTTTTTTGTCCATAAATGGCCGAAACGAAGGGATCTATTTAGAATTGGAATCTGTAGATGAATGTTTTCTTAAGAAAAGGAGCTTGCCAGAAGGGGCCATTTTTTATGCGGTGGATGGTGATGCCAATTTTTCATTAATGAGTGATCTAGACAAGGAAGTGAAACGTTCGTTGGATTTAGGATATGAAATGAAATGGGGGAATGAACAAGACATATTTTACTTGCAAGAGATGATTCTTAAATTGAATACTACTCCGCGGGCGGAATTTGAAAAAGAGATTCAAAAATATTTTCATGTCGAGCAATATCTATACTGGCTTTCCGGAATCGTCTGCACTCAAAATTACGATGGATTTGTTCATAATTACGCGTTATATCTGAACAGGGAAACGGGTTTATTTGAAATTATCCCTTGGGATTATGATGCAACATGGGGAAGGGACATCAATGGAAAGGAAATGTCGGAAGATTATGTGAGAATTCAAGGATATAATACTCTTACAGCTCGACTTCTGGACGTTCCCTCGTTTCGAAAAAAGTATCAATTGATTTTGCAAGAAATATTGGAAGAAAAATATACCGTTGCAAACTTGCAGCCGAAAGTGGAACAGCTCTACAAACAAATTAAACCGTATGTACAAAAAGATCCCTATATAAGAGACCGTCAGATGCAATTTGAAAATGAACCTGAACTCATCTTGCGTTTTATTGAAAAAAGAGGAAATTATATTCGAAATCATTTACAAGTATTGGATTAG
- a CDS encoding DUF2642 domain-containing protein: MNKKSNLNHQCNKERFQSFLESLKGRMVTIYRNDPEAKTGRLLDVQSDYIVLELEHNTIVYYQIHHVKSVSEDSKANQPVKELDEELDFIKEESFSDLFRHLKNEYIQINQGGPDLVVGTLLETSNDYIILALENNEIVYFNLDHVKSALKLSKGIKSNHLTETKDSDQTMVSVSSKPSTSISHEILKAEYFADLFDQLMHKWVLINRRGPDALEGILVENAGGYFTITNNHEIIRINPFHIKCISIGPKTDKKEENDQIEAEEDHPLRSLHKEKKPSLERRSGRRSEKRSHSRSA; encoded by the coding sequence ATGAATAAGAAATCGAATTTGAACCATCAGTGCAACAAGGAGCGATTTCAATCCTTTTTAGAATCCTTAAAAGGACGGATGGTTACTATATATCGCAACGATCCCGAAGCAAAAACGGGACGTTTGTTGGACGTTCAGTCAGATTATATTGTTTTAGAGCTTGAACATAATACGATCGTTTATTATCAAATTCATCATGTCAAAAGCGTAAGTGAAGATTCCAAAGCCAATCAACCAGTAAAGGAACTGGACGAGGAGTTGGATTTTATTAAAGAGGAGAGCTTTAGTGATCTATTCCGCCACTTAAAAAACGAATATATTCAAATCAATCAAGGCGGGCCTGATTTGGTTGTCGGAACATTACTGGAAACAAGCAACGATTATATTATCTTGGCATTGGAAAACAACGAGATCGTGTATTTTAATCTTGATCATGTGAAAAGTGCATTGAAACTATCTAAGGGAATAAAATCTAATCATTTAACCGAAACGAAAGATTCTGATCAAACAATGGTTTCAGTGTCATCCAAACCTTCGACTTCTATAAGCCACGAGATATTAAAAGCCGAATATTTTGCTGATCTTTTTGATCAATTGATGCATAAATGGGTATTGATCAATCGCCGAGGTCCCGATGCTTTGGAAGGCATTTTAGTGGAAAATGCTGGAGGATATTTCACCATTACGAATAACCATGAAATTATACGAATCAATCCGTTTCATATTAAATGCATAAGTATAGGTCCAAAAACGGATAAAAAAGAAGAAAACGACCAAATTGAAGCCGAGGAAGATCATCCACTAAGATCACTCCACAAAGAAAAAAAACCATCCCTCGAAAGACGATCCGGAAGACGATCTGAAAAACGATCCCATTCTAGATCTGCATAG
- a CDS encoding winged helix-turn-helix transcriptional regulator, translating to MSQSTLCPKFEKAMNIFSKRWTGFIIHQLLSGPQRFCTIESSIPISGRLLSERLKELEQEGIVNRKVYPETPVRIEYSLTEKGKALEPFIRELENWANEWVVIEDHCEHE from the coding sequence TTGAGCCAATCAACCTTATGTCCCAAATTTGAAAAAGCAATGAACATTTTCAGCAAACGTTGGACAGGTTTTATCATACATCAACTGCTTTCGGGTCCACAGCGTTTCTGCACCATTGAATCTTCTATTCCGATCAGTGGTCGACTGTTATCCGAAAGACTAAAGGAATTGGAGCAAGAAGGAATTGTCAATCGAAAAGTATATCCAGAAACACCGGTAAGAATCGAGTACTCTTTGACGGAAAAAGGGAAAGCATTGGAACCCTTCATACGGGAGCTGGAAAATTGGGCAAACGAATGGGTGGTCATTGAAGATCACTGTGAACATGAGTAA